The window TTGATCACCTGCAGCTTGCAAGGTATCTTGCAATTCTCGTAACGTGCTTGATGTTTCGTTAAGCAACGCTTCACAGTTAGTAATTGCCGCTCGCCAATCTTGAGTCAACAATTCAGCGATATTGGTTTTCACCTGCAGCTGCTGTTCATCCATTGTGCGCTGGTTTAAATCAATGCGGTCAAAAATTTCTGCCACTGAATATTTCAACACTGCGTAAACATTCAGTCGCCAGTGCTTCTCGTTACCGCCTTTTTGCGCGGCATCTGCTGCTTTGTTAATTTCATCAGCAACCATCGCTAATTGAATTGACAATTTCAGCGTCGAATACTCACGTTGACGTACGTAGTAGTCTGTTATACCTAGCGCTAATGGACTTAAACGGTAAATACTTGCACCGTCGTTCACTTCACTGGTAAAGCGCGTAATTAAGCGCTGACGTACTAATTCATTTATGGCGTTGTTGGCACGAAAGGCTAGAGTTTCTTTTGATTGATCAAATAAATCGCTCACAATACGGAACGCATCAATCAGCTCTCCTTCCCCTAATTCTTCATCAAAGCGATCGCCACTTAATACAGCAATCGCCAACAAGAACGCCAGCCGTTCGGTTGGTAAGTTAAGCGAGAAATCATGCTGCTTAACCCAAGTCACCAACTCAGGAACGGTCTGGGAAACTTCACTCATCCGTTGTCCTTATTGCTATTATGTTCTTTTCTATGGGTAATATGTTCTTTTATAAGGGTAAATAGTGCTTATTCACAGTTACTGCCGTTCACTTGCATCTCTTCGCACAAGGGTTTACGTGCATAAACGTGAATATAGCGCCCCAAAGACAAATAAGGTTCCTGACGACAAAGCTTTTGCTCCATCTCAAGAACTTGTTCAAAACTGTAATCACCCACCATCGCATTTTGCATGTAATCGTGAAAAGTGCGTACGCCAGTTTTG is drawn from Photobacterium profundum SS9 and contains these coding sequences:
- the mukF gene encoding chromosome partition protein MukF, encoding MSEVSQTVPELVTWVKQHDFSLNLPTERLAFLLAIAVLSGDRFDEELGEGELIDAFRIVSDLFDQSKETLAFRANNAINELVRQRLITRFTSEVNDGASIYRLSPLALGITDYYVRQREYSTLKLSIQLAMVADEINKAADAAQKGGNEKHWRLNVYAVLKYSVAEIFDRIDLNQRTMDEQQLQVKTNIAELLTQDWRAAITNCEALLNETSSTLRELQDTLQAAGDQLQTQLLIIQEEVQGNSELDFVDGMIFILQMKLDRIISWGQQAIDLWIGYDRHVHKFIRTAIDMDKNRAFSQRLRQSVTDYFDNPWLLTYADAERLLDMRDETLVLRDDEVTGIVPEEMEFEELSQVNDQLSEQVAEMLQAHKETGAAINLSLLLKDYLAQHPQARHFDVTRIVIDQAVRLGYSESDFNAIQPDWEAINEHGAKVQANVIDKY